Part of the Nostoc sp. ATCC 53789 genome, GGGTTAGATGTAGCATCTGGACAACGGAATTCTAAACGCTTGGCTTTGGGGTTCTTACCAGATAGAGGAATACGGATAGAAGCAGAACGGTTCCCTTCGGAATAAGCCAAGTTTACAGGAGCTTCATAACCAGGTACTAGGCGCTTGTATGAGTTGGTGCTGGGGTTGGTAATTGCTAACAGTGCTGGTGCGTGTTTGAGAAGACCACCAATGTAGTACAACGCCATATCACTCAAACCAGCATACTTATCACCTGCAAACAGAGGTTGGCCGTCCCTCCAGATGGACTGGTGACAGTGCATTCCTGAACCGTTATCGCCAAAAATCGGTTTTGGCATGAAGGTGACAGTTTTACCATATTTATTGGCAACGTTCTTGATGACATATTTGTAAGTCATCAACCAGTCAGCCGCTTCGATCAACTTCCCAAACTTGAAACCTAGTTCGCACTGACCACCAGTAGCAACTTCGTGGTGATGCTTTTCAATGGGCACACCTAATTCTGCCATTGTCAACAGCATCTCTGTACGGATGTCTTGGAAAGAATCCGTCGGTGCGACTGGGAAGTAACCTTCTTTGAAGCGTGGTTTATAACCCAAGTTGGGTTTTTCATCTGTACCGGCTTTACCAGAATTCCAAGCACCTTCTTCGGAGTCTAAGAAGTAATAGCCTTCGTTAGCAGTTTGGGCAAACCTAGCACTATCAAAGATAAAGAACTCAGCTTCAGGCCCAAAGAAGGCTGTATCACCAATGCCACTGGCAACCAGGTAAT contains:
- the glnA gene encoding type I glutamate--ammonia ligase; this translates as MTTPQELLKRIQDEKIQLIDLKFIDTVGTWQHLTLYQNQIDETAFTDGVPFDGSSIRGWKAINESDMTMVLDPNTAWIDPFMEVPTLSIICSIKDPRTGEPYNRCPRVIAQKAIDYLVASGIGDTAFFGPEAEFFIFDSARFAQTANEGYYFLDSEEGAWNSGKAGTDEKPNLGYKPRFKEGYFPVAPTDSFQDIRTEMLLTMAELGVPIEKHHHEVATGGQCELGFKFGKLIEAADWLMTYKYVIKNVANKYGKTVTFMPKPIFGDNGSGMHCHQSIWRDGQPLFAGDKYAGLSDMALYYIGGLLKHAPALLAITNPSTNSYKRLVPGYEAPVNLAYSEGNRSASIRIPLSGKNPKAKRLEFRCPDATSNPYLAFAAMLCAGIDGIKNKIHPGEPLDKNIYELSPEELAKVPSTPSSLELALQALENDHAFLTESGVFTEDFIENWIDYKLNEAKQLQLRPHPYEFYLYYDA